One genomic window of Paenibacillus xylanilyticus includes the following:
- a CDS encoding AAA family ATPase, with amino-acid sequence MLHISNFKLSSVISSNPNIYPDHVFRHMAGEVLLFDRITVLYGSNGSGKSTLLNLIANILGLAGAERMSTYGHSIYVQRFIEESSYQLGLDEQERPVYKLPEGSRYIKSEDLLYEIKKIQQKSVLREGLLHEQFVQGKSKAEVEELEQSYAFEKKMDIIRFSQEKYSNGESSMQFFEEHLLPGQLYLLDEPETSLSPANQIKLAEQMNDLARYFDSQFIIATHSPFVLGTLHAKIYNLDASMLQTTEWYELDNVRFFYEFFHKHQRLFE; translated from the coding sequence GTGCTGCATATAAGTAACTTCAAACTCTCTTCTGTCATTTCCAGCAATCCGAATATCTATCCGGATCATGTGTTCAGACACATGGCAGGGGAGGTTCTGCTGTTTGACCGAATCACGGTACTTTACGGTAGTAATGGCTCCGGCAAATCCACCTTGCTGAATCTGATCGCGAACATTTTGGGATTGGCGGGTGCTGAGCGAATGTCCACTTATGGACACAGCATCTATGTTCAGCGGTTTATCGAGGAAAGCAGCTACCAACTCGGGCTGGATGAACAGGAGCGTCCCGTATATAAGCTGCCCGAGGGGAGCCGGTACATCAAGTCAGAGGATCTGCTATATGAAATCAAGAAAATACAGCAGAAAAGCGTGCTTCGCGAAGGGCTGCTTCATGAGCAATTTGTACAGGGAAAGAGCAAGGCCGAGGTCGAAGAGCTGGAACAGTCGTATGCTTTTGAGAAAAAGATGGATATCATTCGATTCTCGCAGGAGAAGTATTCGAACGGGGAAAGCTCGATGCAGTTCTTTGAGGAGCATTTGCTCCCCGGTCAGCTGTATTTATTGGATGAACCGGAAACGTCATTGTCTCCCGCGAATCAAATCAAGCTGGCTGAACAGATGAACGATCTGGCGCGTTACTTCGATAGTCAATTCATTATTGCCACGCACTCTCCTTTTGTTCTGGGCACGCTTCATGCGAAGATCTACAATCTTGATGCCAGCATGCTGCAGACGACAGAGTGGTATGAACTGGACAATGTACGATTCTTTTACGAATTTTTTCATAAGCATCAACGGCTGTTTGAATGA
- a CDS encoding HEAT repeat domain-containing protein codes for MMTDKHDLINREQLLTALDSLGYSDRMKRMALLGRQHAGDTKYSALLVSLLESGTAYEAHLALTGAGVVNDARAVILALQHPKAGVRGRAARLLPEVVTDPDFSIETEIALMSYHCRRQLLRSILNTHRQDWAERLLPIVLNRWGAQEAALLLAVCSEDTVGSRLPELGYALQNWRLLTKYHPDLVAAYFKNALQHATHREKTHVWWALSSAIEILSFSRPAIVLECALTLGPTDTIHPVLKQQLGILIQASAEDVFELLTREETREYLLNHGVPAGVLKKRKWFTTAQWTTLGALLADQPVHLARVLDALAPSHREAIFDAAYPEEERKTRNFPTPLLDVLPHQLRDKEAARMLELRDIRDDRDAMLETTARLTIDHAREKLEQAVQVSNSDERAAAYAHLVRSTALSRRGMDETLRFLTRIKNDQDPVRFMVMAQLSNCPAPMFKEEHIDDLTVLVDSVIEARDTSYGTRSAVERLAFAILREHALEPKGALFKFALRTFGRLTMRDGQFALYSMDWDSIPSSALEALFDEVYAFGVEANKRENTSVILRMADLFGKAVDRLPKLQLLLKELLQAKTVSPQAVHYWLAPYKTRDARVRELLDRDPSFISFHDVFMHLHLKRQEWLDPFISGAIIKGKHLSGKTIHVVPAHNGFHRWLPRQQKAFASLLERVALDAKRSFHERASAMRSLASLPDYCSDQLEVLLHDEEVHVVEAALYAYSLWEEPEKALPVLLNNLDGDRARVAMYSIPRCMRRVSPVMLTSMLSDLLHREKLKITVRKEAIRLLGAYKSEESMGLLIREYEKPNVHKDVMIAIGHAARQWLDDERSWAMLSAMAASPQRDIARSLLNQYSGGIPVEARPRYLQLIIEIAGHADPVVAREAFRAMSLWVNGSEEKVAASASKTLLDLEDNARWKAAMDTLISACREGKVNDQVINVCTQLAGTETRAEWNASSERDLPERQRLVALIDKLISLPPQAKRGLVPLYTGIIAALQSQETLKSAVIKLHLAFVEWNEKDQAALQLDPVIQMVDKHPYLSEVAYRQINRAANASEAYWKPEAILDLVDQLRGQQRIAAQYLGLSLLRIAGTALLWNQACTERLRAYRNHEHEAIRMSALDIWTVLE; via the coding sequence ATGATGACAGATAAACATGATCTGATAAATAGAGAACAATTGCTTACAGCGCTGGACTCGCTGGGGTATTCGGACAGAATGAAGCGGATGGCACTTCTGGGACGCCAACATGCAGGAGATACGAAATATTCCGCGCTGCTTGTATCCTTGCTCGAAAGCGGCACCGCCTATGAGGCTCATCTGGCCTTGACGGGTGCGGGTGTAGTGAATGATGCCCGTGCAGTTATACTTGCTCTGCAGCATCCGAAGGCAGGAGTTAGGGGCCGGGCGGCTCGGCTGTTGCCAGAAGTGGTGACGGACCCGGACTTTTCGATTGAAACCGAAATCGCCCTGATGTCATATCACTGCCGCCGTCAATTGCTGAGGAGCATCTTGAATACACATCGTCAGGATTGGGCGGAGCGTCTGCTGCCAATCGTGCTTAACCGCTGGGGAGCACAAGAAGCGGCCTTGCTACTGGCTGTGTGCAGCGAAGATACGGTAGGCAGTAGGCTGCCAGAGCTGGGTTATGCGTTACAGAATTGGCGGCTCCTAACGAAGTACCACCCCGATCTGGTGGCAGCGTACTTCAAGAATGCTTTGCAGCATGCAACGCACCGGGAGAAGACCCATGTATGGTGGGCGCTCTCTTCCGCAATTGAAATATTGAGTTTTTCAAGACCGGCGATCGTGCTGGAATGTGCGCTTACGCTTGGGCCGACGGATACGATTCATCCTGTACTCAAGCAGCAGCTGGGGATTCTGATTCAGGCCAGCGCAGAGGATGTATTCGAACTGCTGACACGTGAGGAGACAAGGGAATATCTTCTGAATCATGGCGTACCGGCAGGTGTTTTGAAAAAAAGAAAATGGTTCACCACAGCCCAGTGGACCACACTGGGTGCATTACTCGCAGATCAGCCAGTGCACCTGGCCAGGGTGCTGGATGCCCTTGCGCCTTCACATCGCGAAGCGATCTTTGATGCGGCTTATCCGGAAGAAGAGCGGAAGACGCGTAATTTCCCCACGCCGCTGCTGGATGTACTGCCACACCAGCTGCGTGACAAGGAAGCTGCCCGCATGCTGGAACTGCGTGACATTCGTGATGATCGGGACGCCATGCTCGAAACGACGGCACGCCTTACCATCGATCATGCACGGGAGAAGCTGGAACAAGCCGTTCAGGTGTCTAATAGCGATGAGCGTGCAGCAGCCTATGCACACCTCGTTCGAAGCACAGCACTTTCCCGGCGTGGTATGGATGAGACGCTTCGTTTCCTGACCCGAATCAAGAACGATCAGGATCCGGTACGCTTCATGGTGATGGCTCAGCTCTCCAACTGTCCTGCTCCCATGTTCAAGGAAGAGCATATTGACGATCTGACGGTGCTGGTGGATAGCGTGATTGAAGCAAGAGACACGTCTTATGGGACAAGGTCCGCAGTGGAGAGACTGGCTTTTGCCATACTGCGTGAACATGCACTAGAGCCGAAGGGCGCCCTGTTCAAGTTTGCTCTGAGAACGTTCGGAAGATTGACAATGCGTGACGGACAGTTTGCATTGTACTCGATGGATTGGGATAGCATACCGAGTTCTGCACTGGAAGCGTTATTCGATGAGGTCTATGCCTTTGGTGTGGAAGCGAACAAGCGTGAAAACACGAGTGTGATTCTGCGCATGGCAGATTTGTTCGGAAAAGCCGTGGATCGGTTGCCGAAGCTCCAGCTTCTGCTGAAAGAACTGCTGCAGGCCAAAACGGTATCCCCACAGGCAGTTCATTATTGGCTGGCACCCTATAAAACCCGGGATGCAAGGGTTAGAGAATTGCTGGATAGAGATCCATCCTTCATCTCATTCCATGACGTATTCATGCATCTGCATCTGAAGCGTCAGGAGTGGCTGGACCCGTTCATCTCGGGGGCAATCATCAAAGGCAAGCATTTATCGGGAAAAACCATTCATGTTGTGCCTGCGCATAACGGGTTTCATCGGTGGCTGCCGCGTCAGCAAAAGGCATTCGCTTCCCTGCTGGAACGGGTTGCACTCGACGCCAAACGAAGCTTCCATGAACGTGCATCCGCGATGCGCAGCTTGGCCAGCTTGCCTGATTATTGCTCTGATCAACTGGAAGTATTACTGCATGACGAGGAAGTGCATGTTGTGGAGGCAGCGCTGTATGCATACTCGTTATGGGAAGAGCCCGAGAAGGCACTGCCTGTATTGCTAAACAACCTGGATGGAGACCGGGCCAGGGTTGCCATGTACTCAATCCCCAGATGCATGCGCAGGGTCAGTCCGGTGATGCTGACGTCCATGCTGTCCGACCTGCTCCATCGGGAGAAATTAAAGATCACGGTCAGAAAAGAAGCCATCCGGCTCCTTGGAGCTTATAAAAGTGAAGAGAGCATGGGCCTTCTCATCCGTGAATACGAGAAACCGAATGTGCACAAGGACGTGATGATCGCCATAGGCCATGCGGCTAGACAATGGCTGGATGATGAACGCAGCTGGGCCATGCTGAGTGCCATGGCTGCTTCCCCGCAGCGTGATATCGCCAGAAGCCTGCTTAACCAGTATTCTGGCGGCATTCCCGTAGAAGCCCGGCCAAGATATTTGCAGTTGATTATTGAGATCGCCGGACATGCCGATCCGGTTGTGGCGAGAGAGGCTTTCCGGGCGATGAGCCTGTGGGTGAATGGAAGTGAAGAGAAGGTGGCAGCTTCGGCCAGCAAAACGCTTCTGGATCTGGAGGACAATGCCAGGTGGAAGGCAGCAATGGATACGCTAATTTCTGCTTGTCGTGAAGGAAAGGTGAATGACCAGGTCATTAACGTTTGCACACAATTGGCGGGCACGGAGACAAGAGCCGAATGGAATGCCAGCTCGGAGAGAGACCTTCCAGAACGGCAGCGACTGGTCGCGTTGATAGACAAGCTAATCTCATTGCCTCCACAAGCGAAGCGGGGACTCGTTCCTTTATATACAGGCATAATTGCTGCTCTTCAATCCCAAGAAACCCTGAAATCAGCCGTAATTAAGTTACATTTGGCATTTGTGGAATGGAACGAGAAGGATCAGGCAGCCCTGCAATTGGACCCTGTGATTCAAATGGTGGACAAGCATCCGTATCTATCCGAGGTAGCCTACAGGCAGATCAATCGTGCAGCAAATGCCAGTGAGGCGTATTGGAAACCGGAGGCGATTCTGGATCTGGTAGACCAACTGAGAGGCCAGCAGCGAATTGCGGCCCAGTATCTTGGGCTTTCTCTGCTGAGGATTGCGGGAACCGCACTACTGTGGAATCAGGCTTGTACCGAACGCTTGCGAGCATACCGGAATCATGAGCATGAGGCCATTCGTATGTCTGCATTGGATATTTGGACGGTTCTCGAATAG
- a CDS encoding putative holin-like toxin, translating into MTVFEAIMLMLTFGSLIVALLSNKHK; encoded by the coding sequence GTGACAGTGTTTGAAGCGATTATGCTGATGCTTACCTTCGGTTCGCTGATTGTAGCGCTGCTGTCCAATAAACACAAGTAG
- a CDS encoding cytosine permease, which yields MSNDTKIEDYEREPVPQHLRKSWLSMALVWIAIGIDLSAMFLGAQLGAGMSIGDSLTAVIVGSIILGIIGAVCAYVGAKTGLSTAMISRFLFGNKGALIVSVILGISSLGWFGVQVGFFATNFQTALSELWGWHWSLWVLSIIGGLLMMSTAIWGYRAIEKLSVWSVPLLVVFIIVALVMALNGEGGSTVWAPFEGEALPMGTAISLVIGIFILGTALSPDIARWAKTPKHAITAAFVGFFVGNSFMTIIAIFLSRAMDSDDLTGIFLTLGLGIPAIIVLTLAQWTTNTNNLYSAGLGFSVVFRRVPKSVITIIAGLIATALACFGIYDRFTTFLTYITMLVAPLGGIYTAEYLLVNKKRFSFEGLDSNRSWIPRSIVVWVLATFFGFMTTMAPDGLGWFQVTQVPALDSFLMAFIVQAIIGKWVVKKG from the coding sequence ATGAGCAACGATACGAAAATTGAAGATTACGAACGGGAACCCGTACCTCAGCATTTACGAAAATCATGGCTGTCGATGGCGCTTGTCTGGATTGCGATCGGGATCGACCTGTCCGCCATGTTTCTGGGGGCGCAGCTCGGCGCAGGCATGAGCATTGGTGACTCGCTTACAGCGGTCATCGTTGGTTCAATCATTTTGGGTATTATCGGGGCGGTGTGCGCCTATGTTGGGGCAAAAACAGGACTGTCGACAGCCATGATCAGCCGGTTTCTGTTCGGAAACAAAGGGGCTCTCATCGTCTCCGTCATTCTCGGTATTTCATCGCTGGGCTGGTTCGGTGTACAGGTTGGCTTCTTCGCTACCAACTTCCAAACGGCGCTTAGCGAGCTGTGGGGTTGGCACTGGTCACTATGGGTACTGTCGATCATTGGCGGACTGCTCATGATGTCCACGGCAATCTGGGGCTACCGGGCGATTGAAAAACTTAGCGTCTGGTCGGTACCCCTACTGGTTGTGTTTATTATTGTCGCGCTGGTCATGGCGCTGAACGGCGAAGGTGGCAGCACGGTCTGGGCACCTTTTGAAGGTGAAGCCCTGCCGATGGGAACGGCAATATCACTGGTCATCGGAATCTTTATCCTGGGGACAGCACTGTCTCCTGACATTGCACGCTGGGCCAAGACACCCAAACATGCAATTACGGCTGCATTTGTCGGTTTCTTTGTCGGCAACAGCTTCATGACGATCATTGCCATTTTCTTGTCACGGGCGATGGATTCCGACGATCTGACGGGCATCTTCCTGACGCTCGGACTCGGCATTCCCGCCATTATCGTGCTGACACTGGCACAATGGACGACCAATACGAACAATTTGTATTCCGCAGGACTGGGTTTCTCCGTTGTATTCAGACGGGTGCCGAAATCCGTCATTACCATCATTGCAGGCTTGATTGCAACAGCACTCGCTTGCTTCGGCATTTATGACCGTTTCACAACGTTCCTGACATATATTACGATGCTTGTTGCCCCGCTGGGCGGTATATACACGGCAGAGTATTTGCTGGTGAACAAAAAAAGATTCTCGTTTGAAGGGCTGGACAGCAACCGGAGCTGGATTCCTCGCTCCATCGTGGTATGGGTCCTTGCCACATTCTTCGGATTCATGACAACGATGGCTCCGGATGGGCTGGGTTGGTTCCAGGTGACGCAGGTTCCGGCGCTGGACAGCTTCTTGATGGCATTTATCGTACAAGCCATCATAGGCAAATGGGTAGTAAAGAAGGGATGA
- a CDS encoding TetR/AcrR family transcriptional regulator, with product MTMTTRTKLKEAALRLFGQKGYDGTALSEIAKEVGVKTPAIYAFFESKEDLFMTVFEESMSAYNEYIQAMAETSKGMNTEKKLHALLLRQYDYHRNKTELAVFAFRYLIFPPDFLLERMQEAFGRFDTLLSSIIGEIMQEGLDRGDLAAVPIETLVDSFLTLMDGLGMQYYYYKSPELFERKLKHAFEMFWRSVAA from the coding sequence ATGACCATGACCACCAGAACGAAGCTGAAGGAAGCCGCGCTGAGATTATTTGGGCAGAAGGGCTACGATGGGACGGCATTATCGGAAATCGCGAAGGAGGTCGGCGTCAAAACTCCGGCAATCTACGCCTTTTTTGAGAGCAAGGAAGATCTGTTCATGACGGTCTTCGAAGAATCGATGAGCGCCTACAACGAATATATTCAAGCGATGGCGGAAACCAGCAAAGGAATGAATACGGAGAAAAAACTGCATGCGCTGCTGCTTCGCCAATACGATTATCACCGAAACAAAACAGAGCTTGCCGTGTTTGCCTTCCGGTATTTGATTTTCCCGCCGGATTTCCTATTGGAAAGAATGCAGGAGGCATTCGGGCGTTTCGATACATTGCTGAGCAGCATTATCGGCGAGATCATGCAGGAAGGTCTGGATCGTGGCGATTTGGCTGCCGTTCCGATAGAGACGCTGGTGGATTCGTTCCTCACCTTGATGGACGGGCTGGGCATGCAATATTACTACTATAAATCGCCGGAGCTGTTCGAACGGAAACTGAAACATGCCTTTGAGATGTTCTGGAGATCCGTCGCAGCTTAG
- a CDS encoding cobalamin-independent methionine synthase II family protein, with product MTDKFQIVGSLLRPEELLTYKTQIEHRDDIQYPFYENFEGYAECETAAVKEVVQKEIEHNLSVVTDGEFSKSMWHLDFVWGFDGIERYIADHGYFFRDVDGTSKYETRKDIGLRITGELSGKNHHFIQLFKQLQDTAGDQQTKLCVPSPSHIFGELSWSDNIGGTDAVYQNKQELKAGLEKAYKEFVAEFAAAGGKILQFDDCLWELFADDNPNSPFTGEHIDQEEVKGLAAEFIEINNNVIDFGHSLGLKMWTHNCRGNYDSRNMGGGSYAKIANLFLKQLKYDRFFLEWDDDRAGSIEALEVFKDRPETEIVLGLLSSKTSTLDDEARVIRLLDEASKIIDKDRLLLSHQCGFASCDGGNELSEAQQWAKIDQGQRIAKQYWNN from the coding sequence ATGACTGATAAGTTCCAGATCGTAGGAAGTTTGTTGCGGCCCGAAGAGCTGCTGACATATAAAACTCAAATTGAGCATCGTGATGATATACAGTACCCATTCTATGAAAACTTTGAAGGATATGCCGAGTGCGAGACTGCAGCGGTGAAAGAGGTCGTACAAAAGGAAATCGAGCATAACCTGTCGGTGGTTACGGACGGCGAGTTCTCCAAGTCGATGTGGCATCTGGACTTTGTCTGGGGCTTTGACGGAATCGAACGCTATATTGCGGACCACGGTTACTTTTTCCGGGATGTGGATGGAACATCCAAATATGAAACTCGCAAAGATATCGGATTGCGCATTACAGGTGAACTGAGCGGTAAGAACCATCACTTCATTCAACTGTTCAAACAGCTGCAGGATACGGCAGGCGATCAGCAAACAAAACTTTGCGTACCGTCACCTTCCCATATCTTCGGTGAGCTGTCCTGGTCGGATAACATCGGCGGTACGGATGCTGTATATCAGAACAAACAGGAGCTCAAAGCGGGTCTTGAGAAGGCCTATAAAGAATTCGTAGCGGAATTCGCTGCGGCTGGCGGCAAAATTCTGCAATTCGACGACTGCCTCTGGGAGCTGTTTGCAGACGATAACCCGAACTCTCCATTTACCGGCGAGCACATTGATCAAGAGGAAGTAAAGGGTCTCGCTGCTGAATTTATTGAGATTAACAATAACGTAATTGACTTCGGTCACAGCCTGGGATTGAAAATGTGGACACATAACTGCCGCGGTAACTACGATTCCCGCAATATGGGTGGTGGGTCTTATGCGAAGATCGCCAACCTGTTCCTGAAACAGTTGAAATATGACCGTTTCTTCCTGGAATGGGATGATGACCGTGCAGGTTCGATCGAAGCGCTGGAAGTGTTCAAGGACAGACCGGAAACGGAAATTGTTCTCGGCCTGCTGTCTTCCAAAACAAGTACACTCGATGATGAAGCACGCGTCATCCGTTTGCTTGACGAAGCATCCAAAATCATTGATAAGGATCGTCTGCTGCTCTCCCATCAATGTGGGTTCGCCTCCTGCGATGGCGGTAATGAGCTGAGCGAAGCTCAGCAATGGGCGAAGATCGACCAAGGTCAACGCATTGCCAAGCAGTACTGGAATAACTAA